A genomic region of Runella rosea contains the following coding sequences:
- a CDS encoding Ig-like domain-containing protein, giving the protein MLKKLLILSYATLLVCGLAITGVAQITNVTVNNTSNVPTSDFCTGTSIRVTFTSALTTFTVQLSNSAGSFASPTNIGTGTSSPVSATLPNITGNGFKVRVISGATTSAASTQTLQIGTPPSNPTVPSTTVNYCLGATASQLSATGSNLKWYTVASGGTGNTIAPTPNTGSAGTQFYYVSQTVNGCESSRTQITVNVIFTAPPTVSQSTLNYCQGDTPGPLSANGSNLKWYTTSSGGMGSTTAPTPNTGGAGTQLYYVSQTVNNCESSRTTITVNINQRAATAPVTNTNVVYCQGQSASALSATPTSGNTIRWYASNNSTQLGGAPTPNTNVNNTTVTEYYVTQATSFGCEFVPRTKVTVTVNYTAPPSISVGLPINECQNRTATSLGNYVNASGGNSLLWYGTSSSGGSSSTTATVPSTSSTGQITYYVTQKNNTTGCESSPRTGVVVQVNAIPNAPSVTSPVNLCLNAGAGPLSATASGGANLLWWGTNASGGSSSSTAPTPTTGSVGTTTYYVSQISNTCESSRAPISVVINAIPAAPSVATNTVLYCKDASATPLAATASGGNTLRWYNGNSFIGTTAPTPSTNVGSTAVTTYNVSQISGSPANCESPKVQITTTVYVTPTPGVSSPVAYCQNAPSVALSANTGSGATVNWYTAASGGSASGTAPTPSTSTVGTANFYVSQTLYAVSGFAGCEGPRAQITVNTNPLPSAPSTTNPAPYCQTYGASPLTATGNSLKWYTVSTGGTATTTAPIPSTANAGAINYYVSQTNGFNCEGPRAQITVTINPTPGRPGVNPIQYCQNATAVALNASADAGNTLKWYGTSASGGTSNTAAPTPSTTSPGQTSFYVSQTNSFTCESLRGQLVVTVNPTPGNPSASTPIFYCNTANAQQLSANGENLRWYNQPTGGTGDGFAPTPSTGTVGTASFYVTQTNQFNCESPRTQIQVTTKPLPPFPNVPKQEYLLCQFDPSVQLDAKLEGTGQSLVWILPNSNETGNAPVITTDAGFVGTFAVLQVLDGCRGGRTEIKVNVRTTPLPMVSSVPVVSCQNSTPQPLQATGERLKWYNTNKTGGTPQDTPNIPPTQTPGTYQFYVTQTGTNTCESPRAEITVVIQPLPSATLTGGGAITQGEPSNLTIAFTGQGPWTYTLSNGSTFTTPQNPVTIQVYPLESTIYNVTKITNNCGEGTPAGSASVQVKIATIDVGNPSATTICASQTFTIPYFSSDFFPSSTQFRVQISKTMDDASFQTIPTEGNNSPVRATIPNATLGGTYYLRIVGLASVAGNNFTIKGKLSPVQINIRELPTATISGPTRIYENESAKLAIAFTGETPWNITYRDSLSTKDTTFSTSLTPYEFTVRPGKTNTYSVVSISNSCGNGPATSRFVLIVDPVLGVEPALSSEWIKVYPVPVQARCTIEIDGTTGKTVSMTVTDGLGRIILRQQTTSNKDELDFSHLAPGMYFLNAERDGQIARRKILKVQ; this is encoded by the coding sequence ATGTTAAAAAAACTACTTATTCTTAGCTACGCAACTTTACTGGTCTGTGGGTTAGCAATTACGGGTGTAGCGCAGATTACGAACGTAACCGTGAATAATACCTCAAACGTACCAACGTCTGATTTTTGTACGGGTACAAGCATCAGAGTGACGTTTACCAGCGCACTTACCACGTTTACGGTACAGCTGTCAAACTCAGCGGGAAGTTTTGCATCTCCCACCAATATCGGTACTGGTACCAGTAGCCCTGTATCGGCCACCCTTCCCAACATCACAGGCAACGGATTCAAAGTTCGGGTAATATCAGGAGCGACCACGTCGGCAGCCAGCACTCAAACGTTACAAATAGGCACTCCACCCTCCAACCCTACGGTTCCATCCACTACGGTCAATTATTGCTTGGGAGCTACCGCTTCGCAGTTAAGCGCTACTGGCAGTAACCTAAAGTGGTACACTGTTGCTTCGGGAGGAACAGGAAATACGATCGCCCCCACCCCAAATACGGGTAGTGCGGGGACGCAGTTTTATTACGTGAGTCAAACCGTCAATGGTTGTGAAAGCAGTCGTACCCAAATTACCGTCAATGTCATTTTTACCGCTCCCCCAACCGTTTCACAAAGCACCCTCAATTATTGTCAGGGAGATACACCTGGGCCGCTTTCGGCAAACGGTAGCAATTTGAAGTGGTACACCACTTCGTCAGGCGGAATGGGAAGTACAACCGCCCCCACGCCCAATACAGGTGGGGCAGGAACACAACTTTATTACGTGAGTCAAACGGTAAATAATTGCGAAAGTAGCCGCACCACCATCACTGTCAACATAAATCAACGGGCTGCAACCGCCCCTGTCACCAATACAAACGTGGTTTATTGCCAAGGACAGTCCGCTTCTGCGTTAAGTGCGACCCCTACCTCTGGCAATACCATAAGATGGTACGCAAGCAACAACTCAACCCAGCTTGGCGGGGCTCCCACTCCTAATACCAACGTCAACAACACTACGGTTACGGAATATTATGTAACGCAAGCCACTTCGTTTGGGTGCGAGTTTGTGCCCCGTACCAAAGTGACAGTTACGGTCAATTACACCGCTCCTCCTTCTATTTCGGTAGGATTACCGATTAATGAATGTCAAAACAGAACCGCCACATCGTTGGGCAATTACGTAAACGCCTCGGGCGGGAATTCATTACTTTGGTATGGAACTTCTTCTTCGGGAGGAAGCAGTTCAACTACCGCAACCGTTCCGAGTACCTCCTCAACGGGCCAGATAACGTATTATGTTACCCAAAAGAATAACACAACAGGTTGTGAAAGCAGTCCTCGAACTGGAGTTGTCGTACAAGTAAACGCTATCCCTAACGCTCCGTCGGTCACTTCACCTGTCAATTTATGTCTTAACGCAGGGGCAGGCCCGCTATCTGCAACTGCTTCTGGCGGTGCCAACTTACTATGGTGGGGAACAAACGCTTCGGGAGGTTCATCAAGCTCGACCGCCCCAACACCTACTACAGGAAGTGTAGGCACGACGACCTATTATGTTAGTCAAATAAGCAATACCTGCGAAAGCTCACGGGCGCCCATTAGTGTGGTTATCAATGCCATCCCCGCAGCGCCATCCGTGGCAACAAATACCGTACTTTACTGTAAAGATGCTTCCGCAACCCCTCTGGCAGCTACGGCGAGCGGTGGCAATACACTTCGCTGGTACAATGGCAATTCCTTCATCGGCACAACGGCCCCCACACCTTCCACCAACGTAGGAAGTACCGCAGTTACGACTTATAATGTTTCGCAAATTTCGGGCTCACCCGCTAACTGCGAAAGTCCCAAAGTTCAAATAACCACCACGGTTTATGTAACACCCACCCCAGGCGTTAGCTCACCAGTTGCTTATTGTCAAAATGCCCCATCCGTAGCTTTAAGCGCCAATACGGGTTCAGGTGCTACCGTTAACTGGTACACCGCAGCCTCAGGCGGTTCGGCCAGCGGAACAGCCCCCACGCCATCGACTAGCACCGTAGGAACGGCCAATTTTTACGTTTCTCAGACGTTATATGCTGTTTCAGGTTTTGCAGGGTGCGAAGGCCCACGCGCGCAAATTACCGTAAATACGAATCCATTGCCATCAGCTCCCAGTACCACTAATCCAGCTCCTTATTGCCAAACCTACGGAGCCAGCCCACTAACAGCTACTGGAAATAGCCTCAAGTGGTATACAGTTTCCACGGGCGGAACAGCCACTACAACAGCGCCTATACCAAGTACTGCAAATGCAGGGGCAATTAATTATTATGTAAGCCAAACCAATGGGTTTAACTGTGAAGGTCCGCGCGCGCAAATTACGGTTACCATCAACCCTACGCCCGGCAGACCTGGCGTAAACCCTATTCAGTATTGTCAAAATGCTACCGCAGTTGCTTTAAATGCTTCTGCTGATGCGGGCAACACCCTGAAATGGTACGGCACCAGCGCCTCGGGAGGCACTTCCAACACCGCAGCCCCAACGCCGTCTACGACTTCTCCAGGGCAAACTAGTTTCTACGTTTCACAAACCAACAGTTTCACCTGCGAAAGTCTTCGGGGTCAGTTGGTGGTCACGGTCAATCCAACCCCTGGCAATCCAAGTGCAAGCACTCCAATTTTTTATTGCAATACCGCAAATGCACAGCAGTTGTCCGCCAACGGTGAGAATCTGAGGTGGTATAATCAGCCCACTGGAGGGACAGGAGATGGATTTGCCCCTACTCCTTCAACGGGAACAGTTGGAACGGCAAGCTTTTATGTAACGCAAACTAACCAGTTCAATTGCGAAAGCCCGCGCACTCAGATACAGGTCACCACCAAACCCTTACCTCCTTTTCCAAATGTACCGAAACAGGAATATTTGCTTTGCCAATTTGACCCGTCGGTTCAATTAGACGCTAAATTGGAAGGTACTGGACAAAGTTTGGTCTGGATTTTACCCAACAGCAACGAAACGGGTAATGCGCCTGTGATTACGACCGATGCAGGATTTGTTGGAACGTTTGCCGTGTTGCAAGTACTAGACGGCTGCCGAGGTGGGCGTACTGAAATCAAAGTCAACGTTCGTACCACTCCGCTACCAATGGTAAGTAGTGTTCCAGTGGTAAGTTGCCAAAATTCTACCCCTCAGCCACTTCAGGCAACAGGAGAAAGATTAAAATGGTACAATACCAACAAAACAGGCGGTACACCTCAAGATACGCCTAACATTCCGCCCACCCAAACGCCCGGCACCTACCAGTTTTATGTAACCCAAACTGGTACTAATACCTGCGAAAGTCCAAGAGCAGAAATTACCGTAGTGATTCAACCACTTCCTAGCGCAACCCTTACGGGCGGTGGCGCAATTACACAGGGAGAGCCCAGCAATTTAACCATTGCTTTTACAGGACAAGGCCCTTGGACGTATACGCTTTCCAACGGCTCAACATTCACGACTCCTCAGAATCCCGTAACGATTCAAGTCTATCCCCTTGAGTCAACCATTTATAACGTCACAAAAATTACCAACAATTGCGGGGAAGGAACCCCTGCGGGCAGTGCTTCTGTGCAGGTAAAAATAGCCACCATTGATGTTGGAAATCCAAGTGCTACCACCATTTGTGCTAGCCAAACGTTTACGATTCCTTATTTCTCATCCGACTTTTTCCCTTCTAGTACACAATTCCGGGTGCAAATTTCTAAAACAATGGATGATGCCAGTTTCCAAACGATTCCGACAGAAGGAAACAACAGTCCCGTTAGAGCTACTATTCCCAATGCTACTTTGGGCGGTACTTATTATTTGAGAATTGTGGGTCTGGCTTCGGTAGCAGGAAATAATTTTACGATAAAAGGAAAACTAAGTCCTGTTCAAATCAATATCCGGGAATTGCCGACCGCTACCATTTCTGGCCCTACCAGAATCTATGAAAATGAGAGTGCTAAACTGGCAATTGCCTTTACGGGCGAAACCCCTTGGAACATCACGTATCGGGATAGTCTTTCAACAAAAGATACTACTTTCTCAACCTCCCTTACACCCTATGAATTTACCGTCAGACCAGGCAAGACCAATACTTACAGCGTAGTATCCATCAGTAATAGTTGCGGAAACGGACCTGCTACCTCTCGGTTTGTGCTCATCGTAGACCCTGTGTTGGGCGTAGAGCCTGCCCTCAGCAGTGAATGGATTAAAGTGTATCCAGTGCCAGTTCAGGCTCGCTGTACCATCGAAATCGACGGAACCACTGGCAAGACGGTTTCGATGACTGTAACTGATGGTTTGGGACGAATTATATTACGTCAACAAACCACGTCAAACAAAGACGAGTTGGATTTCAGCCATCTGGCCCCTGGAATGTACTTCCTAAATGCCGAGCGTGATGGTCAAATTGCCCGACGAAAAATCTTAAAAGTACAGTAG